The window TGTAATccaatggaatgattaataaatacatttttaaaagacacacatATGCCACGCATCTAATTTTACCAGTGAAGACTCAGTAGCCAGCTCAGAGAGTCagggaaagcacccagctgaccttcctacccTGATGACCTCCCAGAAGGAACGCATTCTTTATCCCtctccacactgtcttaaatATCCTTCAACTTAAAGACCTTCTTTCTGAGGCGGgagagtggtggtgcatgcctttaattccagcacttgggaggcagaggcaggcagatttctgagtttgaggacagcctggtctacagagtgagttccaggacagccagggctatacagagaaaccctgtctaaaaagaacaaaagaaaaaagaaaaaaggaaaaagaaaaaacaaaaaaagaccttcCTTCTGTTTAGTTATATTCATTCTCTTTCAACTGGTTACTTGCTCTAACTCTTGACCTGGAGTTGACTTTATTTTGCTTTGCAATAAATGTGTGTGATAGGGCTGAGCCACAGGTCAGAAATGTACACtgaacagaaagctcttgggttaCAGGtctgtgctagggctgagctacaccataaaaattttttatttttttattatttttatttttttggaatcAACACAGTCTTGGGGTTTACAATGTGACCAAATATCCTGCTGCATAAATTAGCAATATTCCCTCCCTTATAGAAATCAAGCTCTCTGGCAAGTGTTCTGCTTATTTCCAGGCATGCCTGAGTGCATCATTATGGGAACATAATGATTCCAAGGACATCAGAAATGGGCTCTTGAAGCTGTTGCACATGGCAAATAGAAACCTAAAAAGCACCAAGCCACCCCTGATCCTTATCATAAGGGATaaattcccctccccccttgtcACATAATTCATGGCAAGAGATCACCATTCTTCACCTTGGCTCAGTGTCCTATGTGCTGCTGAATGGAAGAGTTTCTGTCCAAGGGTCACCAAACAAACCACAGAAACACTGAATTTAGTTAAATGGGGAAggtttattgaatgcacacccAATTACAGAACAACCAGGGCAACAGCTGAAAACTGTATGCTAGACATTTCTTAGGGCAAGCTCCatgaaaaaaaccacaaagagcTCATGCACAGGGGCTGGAAATGCTGccctgactcaagccattttagacttaatagttcatattgaccttGAATTTGAAAGTCTTATGTGAAACATATAGATGTGGAAATTcataagattaacaaacctcataacATACAGAACATAGCAGGGTACATTGTCAGCATagccctgctctgagtcaagattttgtttcgttttgttttacaTCCATGACtggagtcttagttagggttttactgctataaacagacagaatgaccaaggcaagtcttataaaaacaacatttcaaaggggctggattacaggtccagaggttcagtccattatcatcaaggtgggagcatggcagtttccaggcaggcatagcacaagcagagctgagagttctacatcttcatccaaagactgcagGTAgaggactggcttccaggtaCCTAGTGTGAGAGtttaagcccactcccacagtgacacacctactccaaccaggacACATCTaatccaacaaggctacacctccatatggtgccactccctggtgcaagaatatacaaaccatcacattccactccctggcccccatagacctgttcaaacacatgagtctatggggggccatacttaaacatagcataatgcaaaatgcatttagtccaacttttaaaatcctcatagtctatagcaatctcaacaatattaaaagtccGAAGTTCAAggcctcttctgagattcatccaatcacttaactgtgaTCCCCAAAGTAAAATACGAACTATGCAATCTCcagactctgcatctccatggctgatgtcaaagtggtcttcagatctccactcctttttcatctttgttgactgcaaaaaCTGCTTTATCCTGGGCTGGTTCAactccctgttagcagttttctcagcatgtatcccatggctctggcatctttaacatctttgagtctccaagatAATTTCCATGATGCAGCTTCTTGGTTTAGTGTCTctgattccacttgatcttttgggttcctcctaagggctggcatcacttctccatctctgccctctgtagcactctaagctcaggttgatccactctactaaggctgttgttcttggtgatcatcccatggtacagacatctccaatacacaagtgggttccactccaactaggcttcaccacgAGCCTCTCATAGTCTCtcctcatggtgccaagcctcaaatcctttgcatgaccccttcagtcctggaccatcaactacagctgaggctacaccttttccaatggccttccatgacctctcacaatgccaagcctcagctgttcttcatgacatctTCATGCCTTCAACACCAGTACAACCTGCGTGACTCttccacattaccaagtccaggagcagcaggaagtacaaccttggctatctctggagcaCAGCTTCTTTGCGCTCACAGAAAACAATTctcagatttcaactcagtgatactggtctcttcttaatcattgctaagtTCTTagatccagctaaccagcatcaattgtcccagtagttccttccattcttaactctagagtcagagccacatggctgaagctgccgagttctgctgcttacaggaactagaacatgaccccttgtactattacattatcactgactttatgttttctaaattattcactgcctaagcttggctattctggttcttgctctgtagattgaccttcaattcagagatcagcatgcctgtctcatgggattaaaggtgtgtaccaccatgcctggatctaaattcatctgggtaggatcttgccccaaggtcccactcccttaatctgttatctcttAGAACACAGTATTTtgcttcatttcacttcctggtacccctttaatacttgaaccatgtattttatatgtttcctttctaagcttgctatgcttgttcaaacttctctttataAGActcaaccagagaacaaagtctctgctgggcttttttgaaacttcccttgtcaatgcaattaatctgatgCTCTTCACTTTAGTCTCAGGccgacttttcagacaagggcaaaaagtagccacattcttcaccaaataccacaaaaactgtctttatgccacattctgaaattcttctcctttcaaATCTCTtaggccaggtcaacacagttcaaatactcccagcaacaaagtcttccatattcctactaggaatTAATGACCCATTAAtctccatttaaagcattccactgtgttGCAAAACCAAAGtcaccaaatccacattctttcaaaggaAAGCATGGTCAGGACTATCACAGCGatactggtaccaacttctgccttatttagggttttactgctgtgaacagacagcatgaccaaggcaactctcataaaaacaacatttcattggggctggcttataggttcagaggttcattccattatcatcaaggtcatgatggcatggcagtatccaggaaggcatggcgcaggaggagctgagagttctacctcttcacccaaaggctgctagtggaagaccgacttccaggcacctagggtgagagtagtaagctcacacccacagtgacacacctacttcaacctggtcacacctattccaacaaggccacacctccaaatggtgccactccctggtgcaagagtatacaaaccatcacaactgggAAGCATATTACAGCAACAGCATGATATAGACAGCTGCCTTGTAACAAATTTGCTACAGATATGGTCAGGGGCAAGCCTTACCAGAGAGAACTTTGTATCATTAGGAAAGATGTCTGCATGATGTTCCCATGTGTAGACAAGGTCCATGGCCTCAACAGGAGTTCTTTGGAAGGAGGGCAGAGAATGTGCTTGTTACCTGGAATATGGGCCTcagcagtgtttctcagcctgGTCAGTGCCCATTTCATATCACTCTGTCCATTCAGAGGAACCCAAGGTGTCCTCACATCTTCCCTTTGAGCCACATCTAGGCACAAAAAAGCCAGGATACAGTGCTAGTGTCTCACTCCTCAGTTATGCTCAATTTTCAACTAATGTTTAAACAAATAGAGTGTGGTCACTTGTTATTGATAGTCTTCACATCTTACTGAGGGAACCAACTGTTGACTACACCCAACTCTCTAAAAAAGTCTGTGCCCTGggacatatatataaataaatctgacATGGAGGTGCATGAACACTTTCCTGTACTGAACATAGAAAGATGGAGGTAGAAGTATGATGTATGGTTAATTAGCCACCAAGTTCACATTGTGTTCCTGGATTTCATCTCAGGACAAGGAAGTGAAGAGTCTCTGATGgcctctctctagccccttgaaAGGTTCTCTGAGCTCTGACCTCAGCACTTAATACTTCCTACTGGGGCAGCAACACTAAAGGAAGCTAAGATTATCATCAGCACAGTACCACGCTAGCAGCAGTGGATATTACTCAGTTGTTCAGGTGATGATACTCACTTTCATTTGTTCGTAATGTGGGCTGAGGGAAAAAGAGAACATGGTCCATAGAATGGAAAGATCATTTTCACTTCTCCGTCTTCCCAGAAGAAAGACTGGAAGGGAGAGAATGGTAAGTTCTTTATAATAGACAAGAATTGGTAAGTGAGGCCTTGGACGTAGCATGTGTTTCAgagttgttttctgaaacaggatcTCAAATACCCAATGTGGGCCAGGTTAACCTTGAGCTCAGACAATTCTCCCTCCAGTTTCCAATATTTGGGCTTACAAGTAGGGCCTCCAAGTACTGTGAAGACAGAACTAGTCATTATGAGAGACCCGGATAATCTAATGCTGAGGCATGTACTGCTTAGTATAGCAAAAGCCATCGTGTTCTATGTCTGCCCCCTATCTCAGATAGTTGCTGTCATATGACACCCAATCATCAACACAGAAAATCAACTTGACTCATAGGAAAGTCATGATGTCCAcatcctgttctgttctgttcaatGTTTGTTAATCTTACAATGGTCCATAAACCTTTCCATGGGACCCCTCAAATTAAGGGTCAATATGCACTGTTATATCTAAAATGGCTTGATCAGAACTGACCACTGGATAGTTCCTTAACTTTAAAAGAACTAATTgtgctttttcatttgttttttttttttttttttttgtctttataccTTAACAAAGATCTATTTTGGGGGCCCTAGTTCAACCCCCAAAACTTGAGCTATGATTCTGATCAATCAACTTAGGGTCTGCATTTAACGAATCGTTCATATTTGACTGAGATTgttttttgtgtggtttgtggggcCAATCATGAACCCAAATACAAGATGCTAGGCCCTTGCTCTGTAAACTAACCTATGTCTATTGTATTTCCCTATATCTTCTGTCTGCACATCTGCCCCTCTGTTGAATATATTATTTACTTCATACAGAATCTCATGGTATCTCTCAGAGAGGGCTGTAAGCAATACTGCTTGGTGAGTTTGGTGCAGTGAggaaagcccccacccccactccccacccccacccccgcacaaTCTGAGGGCCTCTCATTGGTGGCACCAATATTTCAGTTTCCTCTGCCAACAGATCTCTAGACTGTTGTCAGAAGCATGATGACTGCATGATGACTGCATGTCTCCCTCCTAAGGGATCTTGGGGCAACTTTAAATGCTAAGCACAAGGCTTAATGAGTGTGGCCcctaacacacacccacactgtaACTGGCCCTGCAGGCTCAGCCTGGATGAGATTTCATGCACCTGTACATGATGAGACAGGAGTAGATTTTGGCTGCATATTCGTACTGGTATGATTTCTCAGTAGTTTTTTAATGGTTCATATTGCTGATGAGGAAAATTTAAGGTAGGATGAGATATTTCTGAGAAGGGTTTGGAAAGGAAACACTCAGTTAGATACATAGGAATTACTTAGGTGTTGCCAATCAAGCCTAGAGCAAACCCTGGCTTTGGAAAGAGGATGTGCTCAATGGCTATGCCCCAGGAAAGGGCAGCTCAACTTCCTGTCAGTACAGGGAGAACATTATCAGGGAACCAAAGGCTGTATGTAGTCCATGACATCAGCagtcccttcctggacattctaTTGTCTCCTGGAGAGTTCTTAGCAACCTctgtgatgtcaccagtgttgtagTGACAACAAACTCACTGAGACTTCTCAGTCAGAAGCTTGACATTGCAGTGATGGCCTTGTTTGCCCGACTCTGCAGACTTTTTCAGAGAGCCAATGTGGATGGGAGAGAGAccaaagaggggaggaaggatgctGACCTTCCACCTGAGAGTAATGAAGGACGAAGGAGGGGGACTTGGTGAATGTGGAGTAAGTCCTGGGAAGTGGATGTTGAGCTTCCTGGTAGGGGTGGCCTGAGATGGCCTTTCTAGTAATGGGGAACTGGAGACTCTGGGTAGTGAAAACATTTCCATGGTTATCACAATTCTTGAACATCAAGGATTTCAGAACAATACTTTTCCATCCCCTAAGGCAGGCATTGGCAAGGTCAAAGCTGTTATGctatgaacttcaagtctttacTTGCACTGGGTATTGTGGGTGTTACATGGGAACAGAATGAGACCATCAGGAGTGACAGCGGGTCTAAGCAATGCCAGTTTGGGGGAGGGAAATCCTGCACTTCAGTCCATGGCTCCTTTTAGCTCCTGTAGTTATCTGACATTAGTGACAGGGAGAGAATGGTGCTCCAGACCATGACCTCATGTTCTCAGAACTACTCTGACCTCCTGTTTGTGACAGTTCCTACCTTACCTTTCTTTATCACCAATTGTGTTTGGCAGGCATTTCTATGCTGTAAACAAAGAACTATCAGTTGATACACCCAGACAGAGGGGGATTCTATTGCTACTTCTGGGGTGTTTGGTgtttctggggtgggggggggattgATCATTGTGTTGACCATGTTCTCCCCCTGCATGACTTTTTAAGCCAATTCCTTGGCTTAGAGTAACAGGTAGGATATCTGAGCATCTCCAAAATCTCAAATACTTTTGAATGGTGAATCTATCATCTGACTTGTAAAGTCTCAACTCAAGGTTCTGAAGCCAAGTTGTACTTTGTGCTGTTGATAATCATCCTGGAGAAGACATCTCTCTGGTTATCATATCTATGtttagggagagagaggaaacataTGTCTGCTTACATCTCCTGATATCTCTAGAGTGATGTTAGAATTGATATCCGCTGAGAAGAAATTTCATGCTGGGACCAATCTCTTGGTGGTGTCACTAGGTTACAggcatttttccttctctgtggtcAGTCTACACTCTTTGCATTCTCACATCAAATAATCTTGTATTCATCTACCTACAGTGGCTCTCAGACAGACATCATCCCCTGTACCTGTCATAAGCAAGAAGCAgtttgagaaggaagagaaaaagctgATCAAAGAGATCCAGCTCACTACCAAGGAGACAAATGAGCTGAGAGATCGCCTGATCTACGTGACCGAGGAATCCATGAACAAGAGGTATACATTGCTCCAAAACCTGTGGTGTCAGTCTGGGGTCTGCAATGCCTCCCTCATCTTATGCTTTTAAAGGGGTGGGTTCTAGGAAGCTATACCACGAGAACATACCTGGGCCCCACTTCATGCCCCTAAATACCTCTTAGAGGAGAGGCAGCACCTGAACTTTTGTCAGGAGTGAGAAGGGAAATAGACTCTTCTGCTCCCTCCACTTGAAAAGAGGAACTTGGAGTCTGAGTGAAGAACTCAGGGATAGAGGCAGTGATGAGTTCCTAGAGTTCATTTGGAAAGCCTTTGACAGGAGGTTTCTAGGTGATGGGAGTTTGTAGTTGTGATTTTACTTGTCTGGCAGGTGACTGAGTGCTGGAACCTCCAGGTAGCAGCTGGAGGGGCCTGGTCCCACATGGTTCTTCTCAACTGCTTGATTAGAATGGCTGAGTTTCATGCCTGTTCCTCTTTGTCTGTGTGCCTTATACCCTGAGACAGGAATGTTGTATACATTTCTTCTACCTCTCATTGTGTTCTCTAtatttctgtgtctctatctcattctctcactctttgtttctccatcttgtgTATAGGTCTAAGTCTATgagcctgtgtgcatgcacatgtccagatgtgtgaatatgttttgtatgtttttatttctctccacAATTTGGAATCTAGCAGTCTGTGTTTTTCTCCTAAGGATTTACCTGCCTAACAGTTTTCAGGTGATGTGGGTCCTGAGGTCTGGTTGTCCCCACTTTAAATAGCATTGCATTTTGACTATGTGGTCACAACTGTTCATACATTTGTATCCCTTGAGCAGATTATAAATCTGTGGTGATGTCTGGCCTCATCTCAAGAATCATGTGTAATATCTGTCTCTACAGTATTAGTTATCCAGGATTCAGAATCCCTTTTATGAAAACAGGAGAATTAACATCACAGGTGTCTGGTGGGCAATGACCTGTAGCCTAGCTTCCTGAGAACATAACTGTTTAGTCTGCCCTTCAGCCCTACTGAGTAAGGCAGACAGCCAGGGCACCCTCCATCTGGATGCCTAGCTTCTGGTGTTCTGGGGCCAGGATAGCCAGTTTTCCAAGGTTAAGAAAATCTCAGCATTTAGAATGCAGAGTGTGGTTTCCATGGTTGCAGTAGTCCAGGACCCAGCCTGAGTTCATGTGTTACTAAAAGCCTAAGTTCATGGAGTCCTATCTTCCTGGGGCAAGGCCCtaccacaggcaaaatcccctttATGAAAAATTGAAGTTAAAGGAGAAGGAGATCATGACATTTCTACACAACTTAGAGATGGAGAACATGGAGGCCCAAGAGAACAAGCAGGAGCTCAAGAAGGAGACACATTTCTATCGGTAAGTTCTTGTCAGGGAGGCCAACACTTGTGAAATGGCCATTTctaccttcctttgtttctggtcTGGAGAGTCTGCAGGTCTGGTTCTATCCTTTCTGCTTTTTAGCCATCAGTGTGCCTTGGATCTTTTGGACTCAGTTTTCCTAAGTCTCTAAGACACCCCTCCCAGTGTTGTCCAGGCATCCTCAGGAGCCTCCAGATAGGAAAGTGATTCAGACCATAAGAGGGTTATTATGCAGTATTGGGCCTCTGGGGCTCAGGCGGGTTTTACAGACCTGAGTGTATTGTAACACAAGGATAGAACGCCCTCCCTTTTGTTCCACCAACCTACCCTGATTGTACTTGCACCCTACTAATTGGTGTTGCCCCAATGCATGGGCTGTCATGGGTAGATGGAGATCCCTCTTTCTTTTGGAGAAACATGGACCCTTTTTGGTGTTTGGACTGCAGCCAAAATTTCTTCTTCCCTGAAATGGCTGGTTGCTGTTTGCACAGCTGTCATGGATGTATTGAGGTGGATTGTATTAGATCTTCATGGGAACCAGGGTACTGGTCAGGTTAATGGGACCTATAAGtagaaatgggaggaggaggctgcaggatcTTACCATGCAGAGTGTCCTTACAGTAACCTGCACAGCCGGCTCCTGATGGAGGAGAATCTTATAAAGAAGAAGTTGATGACATTGCAGCAGGAGAGCAAGGAAGTACAGGCTGATTGGGCCATCATTCACCAATGTTTggtggaattgaacctgagtggTAAAGACGAACAGGAGGAGAACAGCAATCTTGAGACTCCAGAATATCAGGTAGAGACAAACAATTCGGTCAGGCTATGACTGTCTGATACCATTGGCACATTAGATCTATCTTTGCTTCCCCCCACCACCTTTCTAATCTACACTCCCAAGCTGCCACCTTCCTCATGGAATGTAGCTGTTCACTGCTCTGTCTTCACACAAGTATTCTTGGAAGTTAGCCTCTTGTGA is drawn from Mus musculus strain C57BL/6J chromosome 5 genomic patch of type FIX, GRCm38.p6 PATCHES MG4212_PATCH and contains these coding sequences:
- the Speer4d gene encoding spermatogenesis associated glutamate (E)-rich protein 4d, whose translation is MWMALRQTSSPVPVISKKQFEKEEKKLIKEIQLTTKETNELRDRLIYVTEESMNKRPYHRQNPLYEKLKLKEKEIMTFLHNLEMENMEAQENKQELKKETHFYRNLHSRLLMEENLIKKKLMTLQQESKEVQADWAIIHQCLVELNLSGKDEQEENSNLETPEYQVSETARELGLATAEEDSILQNELPGQEAPAEHHLQHLQSSSDESSSI